In Streptomyces sp. NBC_00091, the following proteins share a genomic window:
- a CDS encoding ABC transporter permease: MILYLLRRLLALTGVLLAIAAVTFLIFYVLPSDPAAAACGKTCSAERLADVRQYLGLDQPVWKQFADFLTGIFTGRTLGTGQYAVQCDFPCLGYSYENSLPVWDLLMDRLPVSASLAVGAAALWLLLGLGAGVTAALRKDTATDKALMVGAVAAASLPVYFTSVLLIYGVIRTAGLLPYPSYQALTDDPLGWAANLLLPWTALALLYAAMYARQSRGSMIEAMAEPYIRTARAKGMPERTVVVKHGLRSGMTPILTIFGMDLGGLLAGAVITESIFGLPGIGRLFYGALVSSDQPVVLGVTLLAAFFIVVANLAVDLLYAVVDPRVRY, encoded by the coding sequence TTGATCCTCTACCTCCTGCGCCGGCTCCTGGCCCTGACCGGTGTCCTGCTCGCCATCGCCGCCGTCACCTTCCTCATCTTCTACGTCCTGCCCTCGGACCCGGCCGCCGCGGCCTGCGGCAAGACCTGCAGCGCCGAACGGCTGGCCGACGTACGGCAGTACCTCGGCCTCGACCAGCCCGTGTGGAAGCAGTTCGCCGACTTCCTCACCGGCATCTTCACCGGCCGCACCCTCGGCACCGGCCAGTACGCCGTCCAGTGCGACTTCCCCTGCCTGGGCTACTCGTACGAGAACTCCCTGCCCGTCTGGGACCTGCTGATGGACCGGCTCCCGGTCTCCGCCTCCCTGGCCGTCGGCGCCGCCGCGCTCTGGCTCCTCCTGGGCCTGGGCGCCGGAGTCACCGCCGCCCTGCGCAAGGACACCGCCACCGACAAGGCCCTGATGGTCGGCGCCGTCGCCGCCGCCTCCCTGCCCGTCTACTTCACCTCCGTCCTGCTCATCTACGGAGTCATCCGCACCGCCGGGCTGCTGCCCTACCCCAGCTACCAGGCCCTCACCGACGACCCCCTCGGCTGGGCCGCGAACCTGCTGCTCCCCTGGACCGCGCTCGCCCTGCTCTACGCCGCCATGTACGCGCGCCAGAGCCGCGGCTCGATGATCGAGGCGATGGCCGAGCCGTACATCCGCACCGCCCGCGCCAAGGGCATGCCCGAGCGGACCGTCGTCGTCAAACACGGGCTGCGCTCCGGGATGACCCCGATCCTCACCATCTTCGGCATGGACCTCGGCGGGCTCCTCGCCGGAGCCGTCATCACCGAGTCCATCTTCGGACTCCCCGGCATCGGCAGGCTGTTCTACGGGGCGCTCGTCAGCTCCGACCAGCCCGTGGTCCTCGGCGTCACCCTGCTCGCCGCCTTCTTCATCGTCGTCGCGAACCTCGCCGTCGACCTCCTGTACGCCGTAGTCGACCCGAGGGTGAGGTACTGA
- a CDS encoding ABC transporter permease produces MTTTAPASGAPAPDAPAPGDPTPGAPAKDLPPGSSPWQLARRELRRRPAVRVSACVVLLFVLMAVTAPWLGALGGWSPEEFDKSAVDPYLGGLPLGSLGGIGPDHWLGVEPVTGRDLFARVVHGAQVSLLIAFAATAIVVLAGTAAGIAAGYFGGRTDAVLSRLMDLTMSFPSLIFMIAMLSVAKDVNRILLMTAVIGLFGWPGVARVVRGQTLSLKHREYVDAARVGGSSSWRILTRDILPGVSGPVIAYTTLLIPGMISTEAALSYLGVGVRPPTPSWGQMIAESVAFYETDPMYFVIPSVFLFLAVLAFTLLGDALRDILDPRGGRS; encoded by the coding sequence ATGACCACCACCGCACCGGCATCCGGCGCCCCGGCGCCCGACGCCCCCGCGCCCGGAGACCCGACGCCCGGAGCGCCGGCCAAGGACCTCCCGCCGGGCAGCAGCCCCTGGCAGCTCGCCCGGCGGGAACTGCGCCGCCGCCCCGCCGTCCGCGTCAGCGCCTGCGTCGTCCTCCTGTTCGTCCTGATGGCCGTCACCGCCCCCTGGCTGGGCGCCCTCGGCGGCTGGTCCCCGGAGGAGTTCGACAAGAGCGCCGTCGACCCCTACCTCGGCGGCCTGCCGCTGGGCTCCCTCGGCGGGATCGGCCCCGACCACTGGCTCGGAGTCGAACCCGTCACCGGCCGCGACCTGTTCGCCCGCGTCGTCCACGGAGCCCAGGTCTCCCTCCTCATCGCCTTCGCCGCCACCGCCATCGTCGTCCTCGCCGGAACCGCCGCCGGCATCGCGGCCGGCTACTTCGGCGGCCGAACCGATGCCGTCCTGTCCCGGCTGATGGACCTCACCATGTCCTTCCCCTCGCTGATCTTCATGATCGCGATGCTGTCGGTGGCCAAGGACGTCAACCGGATCCTGCTGATGACCGCCGTCATCGGCCTCTTCGGCTGGCCCGGCGTCGCCCGCGTGGTCCGCGGCCAGACCCTCTCCCTCAAACACCGCGAGTACGTCGACGCCGCCCGCGTCGGCGGCTCGAGCTCCTGGCGGATCCTGACCCGCGACATCCTCCCGGGGGTCTCCGGCCCGGTCATCGCCTACACCACCCTGCTCATCCCCGGCATGATCAGCACCGAGGCCGCCCTCAGCTACCTCGGCGTCGGGGTCCGCCCGCCCACCCCGTCCTGGGGCCAGATGATCGCCGAGTCCGTGGCCTTCTACGAGACCGATCCCATGTACTTCGTCATCCCGAGCGTCTTCCTCTTCCTCGCCGTGCTCGCCTTCACCCTCCTCGGCGACGCCCTGCGCGACATCCTCGACCCGAGGGGCGGCCGCAGTTGA
- a CDS encoding ABC transporter substrate-binding protein gives MTKRTQLTLATALVATLVLGVSGCSDTKKGPAAGGASNPAAANDGKVLGGTPVKGGTLTVLSNQDFSHLDPARNWTLPTIDFGTRLLYRTLVTFKAEPGKAGSELVPDLATDLGTPSNGGRTWTFTLKEGVKYEDGTPVKAQDVKYNVERSFAPDLTGGPDYAAQYLAGAEGYKGPLQGQHLDSVKTPDDRTIVFELKRPVAEFAATATLPTFAPVPQSQEKGTQYDARPFSSGPYKIESYDRDKKLVLVRNEHWDPKTDTVRKAYPDKFVMVMGLKGGQIDDRIIAGEGPDASTVEYQDMRPESAPKVLPKPDVKARLLAESQGCTEMLHLNNSRAPFDDPKVREAMQYAVDKEAVITAGGGPALNEVATAYLPPALSGGKQADTLKIAPSGDPAKAKELLKAAGKENLKVSLSVSTGDKAKAEAVQQGLSRAGIQVVIDTVDPGAYYDVIGDLSTTPDMTLTGWCPDYPSGSTWIPFVFDGRTIKDKGNQGNYAQFRDEATMKRIDEINAMADAKQANQAWIDLDAEIMKKSPAIPVLLERKPLLVGPNIAGAYGHPVWTGTIDYGTVGLKDPSKSQG, from the coding sequence ATGACCAAGCGCACCCAACTCACCCTTGCCACCGCCCTGGTGGCGACGCTCGTGCTCGGCGTCTCGGGCTGCTCCGACACCAAGAAGGGTCCCGCGGCCGGCGGCGCCTCCAACCCCGCCGCCGCCAACGACGGCAAGGTCCTGGGCGGCACCCCGGTCAAGGGCGGCACCCTCACCGTCCTGTCCAACCAGGACTTCTCCCACCTCGACCCCGCCCGCAACTGGACGCTGCCGACCATCGACTTCGGCACCCGGCTGCTCTACCGCACGCTCGTCACCTTCAAGGCCGAGCCCGGCAAGGCCGGCAGCGAACTGGTCCCCGACCTCGCCACCGACCTGGGCACCCCCTCCAACGGGGGCAGGACCTGGACCTTCACCCTCAAGGAAGGCGTCAAGTACGAGGACGGCACACCCGTCAAGGCCCAGGACGTCAAGTACAACGTCGAGCGCTCCTTCGCCCCCGACCTCACCGGCGGCCCCGACTACGCCGCCCAGTACCTGGCCGGCGCCGAGGGCTACAAGGGCCCCCTCCAGGGCCAGCACCTCGACTCCGTGAAGACCCCCGACGACCGGACGATCGTCTTCGAACTGAAGCGCCCGGTCGCCGAGTTCGCCGCCACCGCCACCCTGCCGACCTTCGCGCCCGTCCCGCAGTCCCAGGAGAAGGGCACCCAGTACGACGCCCGCCCGTTCTCCTCCGGCCCGTACAAGATCGAGTCGTACGACCGCGACAAGAAGCTCGTGCTCGTCCGCAACGAGCACTGGGACCCGAAGACCGACACCGTCCGCAAGGCCTACCCGGACAAGTTCGTCATGGTCATGGGTCTCAAGGGCGGGCAGATCGACGACCGCATCATCGCCGGCGAGGGCCCCGACGCCTCCACCGTGGAGTACCAGGACATGCGGCCCGAGAGCGCCCCCAAGGTGCTGCCGAAGCCCGACGTCAAGGCGCGCCTGCTCGCCGAGTCCCAGGGCTGTACCGAGATGCTCCACCTGAACAACTCCCGCGCCCCCTTCGACGACCCCAAGGTCCGCGAGGCCATGCAGTACGCCGTCGACAAGGAGGCCGTGATCACCGCGGGCGGCGGCCCCGCCCTCAACGAGGTCGCCACCGCCTACCTGCCCCCGGCCCTGTCCGGCGGCAAGCAGGCCGACACCCTCAAGATCGCCCCGTCCGGCGACCCCGCCAAGGCCAAGGAGCTCCTCAAGGCCGCGGGCAAGGAGAACCTGAAGGTCTCCCTCTCCGTCTCCACCGGCGACAAGGCCAAGGCCGAGGCCGTCCAGCAGGGCCTGTCCCGCGCCGGGATCCAGGTCGTCATCGACACCGTCGACCCCGGCGCCTACTACGACGTCATCGGCGACCTCTCCACCACCCCCGACATGACCCTCACCGGCTGGTGCCCCGACTACCCCTCCGGCTCCACCTGGATCCCCTTCGTCTTCGACGGACGCACCATCAAGGACAAGGGCAACCAGGGCAACTACGCCCAGTTCCGCGACGAGGCCACCATGAAGCGGATCGACGAGATCAACGCCATGGCCGACGCCAAGCAGGCCAACCAGGCCTGGATCGACCTCGACGCCGAGATCATGAAGAAGTCCCCGGCCATCCCGGTCCTGCTGGAGCGCAAGCCGCTGCTCGTCGGCCCCAACATCGCCGGCGCCTACGGCCACCCCGTGTGGACCGGCACCATCGACTACGGCACCGTCGGCCTCAAGGACCCCTCGAAGAGCCAGGGCTGA
- a CDS encoding GntR family transcriptional regulator — MGDLKQHSLIKAQERLRDQVGHALRAALIAGELRPGSVYSAPGLAAELGVSATPVREAMLDLAREGLVEPVRNKGFRITEVSERDLDQYTELRTMIEVPTIGRITKIATVEQLEALRPVAEEIVSNAREHNLIGYLEADRRFHLGLLALAGNERLVETVGDLRKRSRLYGLTGLDEAGKLVSSAEEHIELLDLMLTGDAEAAEACMQRHLGHVRSLWAQGRDEPVGRTPGGLGSGL, encoded by the coding sequence ATGGGTGACCTGAAGCAGCACAGTCTCATCAAGGCCCAGGAGCGGCTTCGCGATCAGGTCGGCCACGCCCTGCGGGCAGCCCTGATAGCGGGCGAACTGCGCCCGGGCAGCGTCTACTCGGCGCCCGGCCTGGCCGCCGAGCTCGGGGTCTCGGCCACCCCGGTCCGCGAGGCCATGCTCGACCTGGCCCGCGAGGGCCTGGTGGAACCGGTCCGCAACAAGGGCTTCCGGATCACCGAGGTCAGCGAGCGCGACCTGGACCAGTACACCGAACTGCGCACGATGATCGAGGTGCCCACCATCGGCCGGATCACCAAGATCGCCACGGTGGAGCAGCTGGAGGCGCTGCGCCCCGTCGCCGAGGAGATCGTCAGCAACGCCCGCGAGCACAACCTCATCGGCTACCTGGAGGCCGACCGCCGCTTCCACCTCGGCCTCCTCGCCCTCGCGGGCAACGAGCGCCTGGTCGAGACCGTCGGCGACCTGCGCAAGCGCTCCCGGCTCTACGGCCTCACGGGCCTGGACGAGGCCGGCAAGCTGGTCTCCTCCGCCGAGGAGCACATCGAGCTCCTCGACCTGATGCTCACCGGCGACGCGGAGGCCGCCGAGGCCTGCATGCAGCGCCACCTCGGCCACGTCCGCTCCCTCTGGGCCCAGGGCCGCGACGAACCCGTGGGCCGAACCCCGGGCGGCCTCGGCTCGGGCCTGTAA
- a CDS encoding ornithine cyclodeaminase family protein, whose translation MTGLRQFGAEEMARLLTPEAAADALADALRAGLDPESCPQRTSVRAPAGELLLMPAAAGGYAGVKIAGVAPGNPARGLPRITGSYLLLDGPTLRPLALLDGAALTALRTPAVSALALRYLAPAGRPLRLLLFGSGPQAYGHLEAVLAVREAAGVVVVARGAEGARKLAAHARSLGVPARTGTAGDVAGADLVLCCTTAREPLFDGRLVAPGAVVVAVGSHEPDARETDTALVRRAAVYVESRAAALREAGDLLVPEAEGAIGPGHISGTLADLVAGRDPLAARPSCPQLFKSVGMAWEDLAVAVAIYRAAAGVNSET comes from the coding sequence GTGACCGGGCTGCGGCAGTTCGGCGCCGAGGAGATGGCCCGCCTCCTCACCCCGGAGGCGGCCGCCGACGCCCTGGCCGACGCCCTGCGCGCCGGGCTGGACCCGGAGAGCTGTCCGCAGCGCACCAGCGTCCGCGCCCCGGCGGGCGAGCTGCTGCTGATGCCGGCCGCCGCGGGCGGGTACGCCGGGGTGAAGATCGCCGGGGTCGCCCCCGGCAACCCGGCGCGCGGGCTGCCCCGGATCACCGGCAGCTACCTCCTCCTCGACGGCCCCACCCTGCGCCCGCTGGCCCTGCTCGACGGCGCGGCCCTGACCGCCCTGCGCACCCCGGCCGTCTCCGCGCTCGCCCTGCGGTACCTGGCCCCGGCGGGCCGGCCGCTGCGGCTGCTGCTCTTCGGCTCCGGACCGCAGGCGTACGGCCACCTCGAAGCGGTGCTCGCCGTCCGGGAGGCGGCCGGGGTGGTGGTCGTCGCCCGGGGCGCGGAGGGCGCCCGGAAGCTGGCCGCGCACGCCCGCTCCCTCGGCGTCCCGGCCCGTACCGGCACCGCCGGGGACGTGGCCGGCGCCGACCTGGTCCTGTGCTGCACCACCGCCCGCGAGCCGCTCTTCGACGGGCGGCTGGTGGCCCCGGGTGCGGTGGTCGTCGCCGTCGGCTCGCACGAGCCGGACGCCCGCGAGACGGACACCGCCCTCGTGCGACGCGCGGCGGTGTACGTGGAGTCGCGCGCGGCGGCCCTTCGCGAGGCGGGGGACCTGCTGGTCCCGGAGGCCGAGGGGGCGATCGGACCCGGTCATATCAGCGGCACCCTGGCCGACCTGGTCGCGGGCCGCGATCCCCTGGCGGCACGGCCGAGTTGTCCACAGCTCTTCAAGAGCGTGGGCATGGCCTGGGAGGATCTGGCGGTGGCGGTGGCGATCTACCGGGCGGCGGCCGGGGTCAACAGCGAAACGTGA
- a CDS encoding proline racemase family protein, which translates to MTTVRTTDYHTAGEPFRIVSDGLPPVPGDTVAERCATAIGPGGSAAAPRRGPLDEVRRLLVQEPRGHAGMYGGFVVPPDDDGAHLGVLFWHKDGYSTACGHGTMALGAWAVDTGRVAAPDDGDVQVRIDVPSGRVSATVHRAQGRTTGVTFRNVPARVAARKVPVATTLGIAEVDIAHAGACYASVCARDLGLEVTRAALPALVRAGQEIRAALATHPATWHPGGPLLSGVYGVILHEELPDTPFGPHQRNVTVFADGQTDRSPCGSGTSARLALLAEDGRLGAGEDLLHESVIGTVFTGRILADGVTEVTGTAYRTGEHTFVADPYDALGAGFLL; encoded by the coding sequence GTGACCACCGTCCGCACCACCGACTACCACACGGCGGGGGAACCCTTCCGGATCGTCAGCGACGGACTGCCCCCCGTCCCGGGGGACACCGTCGCCGAGCGCTGCGCCACCGCCATCGGCCCCGGGGGCTCCGCCGCCGCGCCGCGGCGGGGCCCGCTGGACGAGGTACGGCGGCTGCTCGTCCAGGAACCGCGCGGGCACGCCGGGATGTACGGCGGCTTCGTCGTGCCCCCGGACGACGACGGGGCCCACCTCGGGGTGCTGTTCTGGCACAAGGACGGCTACTCCACCGCCTGCGGCCACGGCACCATGGCGCTCGGTGCCTGGGCCGTGGACACCGGGCGGGTCGCGGCCCCCGACGACGGGGACGTCCAGGTGCGCATCGACGTACCGTCCGGCCGGGTCAGCGCCACCGTCCACCGGGCCCAGGGCCGCACCACCGGGGTCACCTTCCGCAACGTCCCGGCCCGGGTGGCCGCCCGCAAGGTCCCGGTGGCCACCACGCTGGGCATCGCGGAGGTGGACATCGCGCACGCCGGGGCCTGTTACGCCTCCGTCTGCGCGCGCGACCTCGGCCTGGAGGTCACCCGGGCCGCGCTGCCGGCCCTGGTGCGGGCCGGGCAGGAGATCCGGGCCGCGCTGGCCACCCACCCCGCGACCTGGCACCCCGGCGGACCGCTGCTCTCCGGGGTGTACGGGGTGATCCTCCACGAGGAGCTGCCCGACACCCCCTTCGGGCCGCACCAGCGCAACGTCACCGTCTTCGCCGACGGGCAGACCGACCGCTCGCCCTGCGGCTCCGGCACCTCCGCGCGGCTCGCGCTGCTGGCGGAGGACGGCCGGCTCGGGGCGGGGGAGGACCTGCTGCACGAGTCGGTGATCGGCACCGTCTTCACCGGGAGGATCCTCGCGGACGGGGTCACGGAGGTCACCGGCACGGCCTACCGCACCGGTGAGCACACCTTCGTCGCGGACCCGTACGACGCCCTCGGCGCCGGCTTCCTCCTGTGA
- a CDS encoding proline racemase family protein: protein MRTRHIYHAVDSHTEGMPTRVITGGVGVIPGATMADKRLHFMEHMDHVRTLLMYEPRGHAAMSGAILQPPTRPDADFGVLYIEVSGLLPMCGHGTIGVATVLVETGMVPAVEPVTTVRLDTPAGLVSVDVRVEDGAATAVTFTNVPAFCVGLDLKAEVPGFGTVTYDLAYGGNFYAFVELDALGLPFDRARKEDLIAAGLAVMDAVNAGPDRPVHPENPSIAGVKHVYLAAPGSDARRSRHAMAIHPGWFDRSPCGTGTSARMAQLHARGLLPLGTDFVNESFIGTEFTGRLVGQTTVGGHPAVVPTVTGRAWITGTAQYFLDPADPFPGGFLL, encoded by the coding sequence ATGCGTACGCGCCACATCTACCACGCGGTGGACTCGCACACCGAGGGGATGCCCACCCGGGTGATCACCGGGGGAGTCGGGGTGATCCCCGGCGCCACCATGGCCGACAAGCGGCTCCACTTCATGGAGCACATGGACCACGTCCGTACCCTGCTCATGTACGAGCCGCGCGGCCACGCGGCGATGAGCGGCGCCATCCTGCAGCCCCCCACCCGGCCCGACGCCGACTTCGGGGTGCTCTACATCGAGGTGTCCGGCCTGCTGCCCATGTGCGGGCACGGGACGATCGGGGTGGCCACGGTCCTGGTCGAGACCGGCATGGTCCCGGCCGTCGAGCCGGTCACCACGGTCCGCCTCGACACCCCGGCCGGGCTGGTGAGCGTGGACGTACGGGTCGAGGACGGCGCGGCCACGGCCGTCACCTTCACCAACGTCCCCGCCTTCTGCGTCGGCCTCGACCTGAAGGCCGAGGTACCGGGCTTCGGCACGGTCACCTACGACCTGGCCTACGGCGGGAACTTCTACGCCTTCGTCGAACTGGACGCCCTCGGGCTCCCCTTCGACCGGGCCCGCAAGGAGGACCTGATCGCCGCCGGGCTCGCGGTGATGGACGCCGTCAACGCGGGCCCCGACCGGCCCGTCCACCCCGAGAACCCCTCCATCGCCGGGGTCAAGCACGTCTACCTGGCCGCCCCCGGCTCCGACGCCCGCCGCTCCCGGCACGCCATGGCCATCCACCCCGGCTGGTTCGACCGCTCGCCCTGCGGTACGGGGACCAGCGCGCGCATGGCCCAGCTGCACGCCCGGGGGCTGCTGCCGCTCGGTACCGACTTCGTCAACGAGTCCTTCATCGGCACCGAGTTCACCGGCCGGCTCGTCGGACAGACCACCGTCGGCGGACACCCGGCCGTGGTCCCCACCGTCACCGGCCGGGCCTGGATCACCGGCACCGCCCAGTACTTCCTCGACCCGGCCGACCCCTTCCCCGGAGGGTTCCTGTTGTGA
- a CDS encoding dihydrodipicolinate synthase family protein encodes MTHAPTPAPRPDTRTRPWHGIMVATALPLRADLTVDYDAYAEHVAWLIANGCDGVVPNGSLGEYQTLTDEERARVVRTAVEAAGDGARVMPGVAAYGSAEARRWADQAAEAGAGSVLLLPPNAFRADEPTVRAHYAEVAGAGLPVVAYNNPIDTKVDLTPELLARLHGDGSIVAVKEFSGDVRRAYEIAELAPGLDLLIGADDVLLELALAGAVGWIAGYPNALPQSCATLYRAAVAGDVATALPLYKSLHSLLRWDSKTEFVQAIKLSMDLAGRPGGATRPPRFPLTGETEAAVRAATEKALAEGLN; translated from the coding sequence ATGACCCACGCGCCCACCCCCGCGCCCCGCCCCGACACCCGCACCCGCCCCTGGCACGGCATCATGGTCGCCACCGCCCTGCCCCTGCGCGCGGACCTCACCGTCGACTACGACGCCTACGCCGAACACGTCGCCTGGCTCATCGCCAACGGCTGCGACGGCGTCGTCCCCAACGGCTCCCTCGGCGAGTACCAGACCCTCACCGACGAGGAGCGGGCCCGGGTCGTGCGTACCGCCGTCGAGGCCGCCGGCGACGGCGCCCGCGTCATGCCCGGCGTGGCCGCGTACGGCAGCGCCGAGGCCCGCCGCTGGGCCGACCAGGCCGCCGAGGCCGGAGCGGGCTCCGTCCTGCTCCTGCCCCCCAACGCCTTCCGCGCCGACGAGCCCACCGTCCGCGCCCACTACGCCGAGGTGGCCGGGGCCGGGCTGCCCGTCGTCGCGTACAACAACCCCATCGACACCAAGGTGGACCTGACGCCGGAGCTGCTCGCCCGCCTCCACGGCGACGGCAGCATCGTCGCCGTCAAGGAGTTCAGCGGGGACGTCCGCCGCGCCTACGAGATCGCCGAACTCGCCCCCGGCCTCGACCTGCTCATCGGCGCCGACGACGTCCTCCTCGAACTCGCCCTCGCCGGCGCGGTCGGCTGGATCGCCGGCTACCCCAACGCCCTGCCGCAGTCCTGCGCCACCCTCTACCGGGCCGCCGTCGCCGGTGACGTCGCCACCGCGCTGCCGCTCTACAAGTCCCTGCACTCCCTGCTGCGCTGGGACTCCAAGACCGAGTTCGTCCAGGCCATCAAGCTCTCCATGGACCTGGCCGGACGCCCCGGCGGCGCCACCCGCCCGCCGCGCTTCCCGCTCACCGGGGAGACCGAGGCCGCCGTGCGCGCCGCCACCGAGAAGGCCCTCGCCGAAGGGCTCAACTAG
- a CDS encoding NAD(P)/FAD-dependent oxidoreductase, whose amino-acid sequence MPTSPSSPAGRADLAVVGAGPAGLAAAVTAARLGLRVTLLDSADRPGGQYYRHPAPGLGAARPQALHHGWAAFARREAALRAHVSAGRITYLPGHHVWTVVPDGEDRLLHAVAGHGPEEAAVSVRARAVLLATGAYERQLPFPGWTLPGVVGAGGAQAMLKGGLVLPGRRIVVAGSGPLLLAVAGSLAAAGATVPAVVEAASYTAYAGRAAALLRNPGKLAEGATYGGALLGHGIRLLTRHAVTEAHGGDRVEAVTVARLDRHWRPLPGTARRIPCDALAVGHGLVPQLELATGLGCATRPGPDGTAALELDAEQRTSVPGIWSAGETGGIGGAELALTEGEIAAHAIAGRPAPAALARRRARLRAFAGAMGAAHRPGSGWTGWLREETDVCRCEEVPAGRIREAVRELGARDARTVKLLTRAGMGWCQGRMCGPAVAALAGCDPAPDRRPLSCPVPLRHLAGLDPQRGPQPEPQPQPGPDPQPEPQSQPEPEPEPEPEPFTPPDAELPSSGR is encoded by the coding sequence ATGCCGACCTCGCCGTCTAGCCCCGCCGGCCGGGCCGACCTCGCCGTCGTCGGCGCGGGCCCCGCCGGGCTCGCCGCCGCCGTCACCGCCGCGCGGCTCGGCCTGCGCGTCACCCTCCTCGACTCCGCGGACCGCCCCGGCGGCCAGTACTACCGCCACCCCGCCCCCGGGCTCGGCGCGGCCCGCCCGCAGGCCCTGCACCACGGCTGGGCGGCCTTCGCCCGCCGCGAAGCCGCCCTGCGCGCCCACGTGTCGGCGGGCCGGATCACCTACCTGCCCGGGCACCACGTCTGGACGGTGGTCCCGGACGGGGAGGACCGGCTGCTGCACGCCGTCGCGGGCCACGGCCCCGAGGAGGCGGCGGTGAGCGTCCGCGCGCGGGCCGTCCTGCTCGCCACCGGGGCCTACGAGCGCCAGCTGCCCTTCCCCGGCTGGACCCTGCCCGGGGTCGTCGGGGCCGGCGGGGCCCAGGCCATGCTCAAGGGCGGCCTCGTCCTGCCCGGCCGGCGGATCGTCGTCGCGGGCAGCGGCCCGCTGCTGCTCGCCGTGGCCGGCTCCCTGGCCGCCGCCGGAGCCACCGTCCCCGCGGTCGTCGAGGCCGCCTCGTACACCGCGTACGCGGGGCGGGCCGCCGCCCTGTTGCGCAACCCCGGCAAGCTCGCCGAAGGCGCCACGTACGGCGGGGCCCTGCTGGGCCACGGCATCCGCCTGCTCACCCGGCACGCCGTCACCGAGGCCCACGGCGGCGACCGCGTCGAGGCCGTCACCGTCGCCCGGCTCGACCGGCACTGGCGGCCACTGCCCGGCACCGCCCGCCGGATCCCCTGCGACGCCCTCGCCGTGGGCCACGGGCTGGTGCCCCAGCTGGAACTGGCCACCGGCCTCGGCTGCGCCACCCGCCCGGGCCCCGACGGTACCGCCGCCCTGGAACTGGACGCCGAGCAGCGCACGTCCGTCCCCGGCATCTGGTCCGCCGGGGAGACCGGCGGCATCGGCGGGGCCGAACTCGCGCTCACCGAGGGGGAGATCGCGGCCCACGCGATCGCCGGCCGGCCCGCCCCCGCCGCCCTCGCCCGCCGCCGCGCCCGGCTGCGCGCCTTCGCCGGGGCCATGGGCGCCGCCCACCGCCCCGGCTCCGGCTGGACCGGCTGGCTGCGGGAGGAGACCGACGTGTGCCGCTGCGAGGAGGTCCCGGCGGGGCGGATCCGCGAGGCGGTCCGCGAGCTGGGCGCGCGGGACGCCCGTACGGTCAAACTGCTCACCCGGGCCGGGATGGGCTGGTGCCAGGGCCGGATGTGCGGTCCGGCCGTGGCCGCCCTGGCGGGCTGCGACCCGGCGCCCGACCGGCGCCCGCTGTCCTGCCCGGTCCCGCTGCGCCACCTCGCCGGGCTCGATCCGCAGCGGGGGCCGCAGCCGGAGCCGCAGCCGCAGCCCGGGCCGGATCCGCAGCCGGAGCCGCAGTCGCAGCCCGAGCCCGAGCCCGAGCCCGAGCCCGAGCCGTTCACTCCGCCGGACGCCGAACTTCCCTCCTCCGGCCGCTGA
- a CDS encoding (2Fe-2S)-binding protein yields the protein MPGRSPRDLVGGSPAPAHTVTFDGRELPAQDGQSVAAVLWAAGILAWRTTREGGAPRGAFCGIGACYDCLVTVNGRPNQRACLVPARPGDTVTTQEGTGHADLAV from the coding sequence ATGCCCGGCCGCAGCCCCCGCGACCTGGTCGGCGGCAGCCCCGCCCCCGCCCACACCGTCACCTTCGACGGCCGGGAACTCCCCGCGCAGGACGGCCAGTCCGTAGCCGCCGTGCTGTGGGCCGCCGGGATCCTCGCCTGGCGCACCACCCGCGAGGGCGGCGCCCCGCGCGGGGCGTTCTGCGGGATCGGCGCCTGCTACGACTGCCTCGTCACCGTCAACGGCCGCCCCAACCAGCGCGCCTGCCTCGTCCCGGCCCGCCCCGGAGACACCGTCACCACCCAGGAGGGCACCGGCCATGCCGACCTCGCCGTCTAG